The Methanotorris formicicus Mc-S-70 genome has a segment encoding these proteins:
- the wtpA gene encoding tungstate ABC transporter substrate-binding protein WtpA, protein MIKSKWLLIGLIGMIGIALCGCVNQTSNASEKPTQSTTPQTSKVENKVLKIFHAGSLSVPFSEYEKMFEKEHPNIDVQREPAGSVMCVRKITDLGKKADILASADYSLIPQMMMPNYADWYIMIARNELVLAYTDKSKYNDEINSENWYEILNKPGVKFGFSNPNDDPCGYRSQMVMQLAEIYYKNPEIYDNLVLKNSNIKVEKENDTYTILVPKDINVNTNKIVLRSKETDLLAPLEAGAYDYLFIYKSVANQHNLKYVELPKEINLGYYEYADTYKKVRLELLSKNKTLVAKPIVYGLTIPKNAPNKKEAIEFVKLILEHPEVFENNGQPVINPVIGFGNIPEEIKPLVKIE, encoded by the coding sequence TTGATTAAATCAAAATGGCTCTTGATAGGATTGATTGGAATGATAGGTATTGCATTATGTGGTTGTGTAAATCAGACATCTAATGCCAGTGAAAAACCTACTCAATCAACCACCCCACAAACAAGTAAAGTAGAAAACAAAGTCTTAAAAATATTCCATGCTGGAAGTTTATCCGTGCCATTTTCTGAATATGAGAAGATGTTTGAGAAGGAACATCCAAATATCGACGTGCAGAGAGAACCCGCAGGAAGTGTAATGTGTGTCAGAAAAATTACAGACTTGGGTAAAAAAGCAGATATCTTAGCATCAGCAGATTACTCATTGATTCCACAAATGATGATGCCAAATTATGCAGATTGGTATATAATGATAGCAAGGAATGAACTTGTTTTAGCATACACAGACAAAAGCAAATATAATGACGAAATAAATTCAGAAAATTGGTATGAAATATTGAATAAACCTGGGGTTAAATTTGGTTTCTCAAATCCTAACGATGACCCATGTGGTTATAGGAGTCAGATGGTCATGCAGTTGGCAGAGATTTACTATAAAAATCCAGAAATATATGATAATTTGGTCTTAAAGAACTCAAACATTAAAGTTGAGAAGGAAAATGACACCTACACAATATTAGTTCCTAAGGATATAAATGTAAATACAAACAAAATTGTCTTAAGAAGTAAAGAAACAGATTTATTGGCTCCTTTAGAAGCAGGTGCCTACGATTATCTCTTCATATACAAAAGTGTCGCAAACCAGCACAACTTAAAATACGTTGAACTCCCAAAAGAGATAAACCTTGGTTACTATGAGTATGCAGATACCTACAAAAAAGTTAGGTTGGAACTACTTAGCAAAAATAAAACTCTGGTTGCAAAACCAATTGTCTATGGTTTAACCATCCCAAAAAATGCACCTAACAAAAAAGAAGCAATTGAGTTTGTTAAACTTATCTTAGAGCATCCAGAAGTATTTGAAAACAATGGACAGCCAGTTATCAACCCAGTAATTGGATTTGGAAACATCCCTGAAGAAATAAAGCCATTAGTAAAAATAGAATAA